A stretch of the Vulcanisaeta souniana JCM 11219 genome encodes the following:
- the ilvC gene encoding ketol-acid reductoisomerase — protein MAKIYKDRDADLSVLSGKVVAVLGYGIQGRSWALNTRDSGIKVIVGVRPGKSLELARQEGFEVYPVGEAVKKADVIAVLLPDMVQPSVWMEEIAPNLKRGTTVVFAHGFNVRFGLIKPPNNVDVVLIAPKAPGKAVRDEYVRGWGVPALVAVHQNFTGNALKTALALAKANGFTRTGVIETTFAEETETDLIGEQNVLVGGLLQLLRYGFEVMVELGYQPEVAYFEAINEAKLIMDLIWERGLTGMLLGVSETARYGGLTVGPYVINEDVKRRMKEAAERVRNGEFAKEWVNEYQGGAQKLRRLLEQVQNSQVERVGDELRKLMRGK, from the coding sequence ATGGCTAAAATATATAAAGATAGGGACGCAGACCTATCAGTACTCAGTGGTAAGGTGGTTGCCGTACTTGGCTACGGCATTCAGGGTAGATCATGGGCACTCAACACAAGGGACAGTGGTATTAAGGTAATTGTTGGCGTTAGACCTGGTAAGAGCCTTGAGCTCGCTAGACAGGAGGGCTTCGAGGTCTACCCAGTTGGTGAAGCCGTTAAGAAGGCTGACGTGATAGCCGTGTTACTGCCTGACATGGTGCAACCGAGTGTTTGGATGGAGGAGATTGCGCCGAACCTTAAGCGTGGCACCACCGTGGTCTTCGCCCACGGCTTCAACGTCAGGTTTGGATTAATAAAGCCGCCAAACAACGTTGACGTCGTATTAATAGCACCCAAAGCCCCTGGAAAGGCCGTTAGGGATGAATACGTAAGAGGTTGGGGGGTACCAGCACTTGTTGCCGTTCACCAGAACTTCACTGGCAATGCCCTTAAGACTGCCCTAGCCCTTGCAAAGGCCAATGGATTCACTAGAACCGGAGTCATAGAGACCACGTTTGCTGAGGAGACAGAGACTGACCTAATTGGTGAACAGAACGTACTTGTCGGTGGTTTGCTACAGTTGTTAAGGTATGGCTTTGAGGTTATGGTTGAACTCGGTTACCAACCCGAGGTGGCCTACTTCGAGGCAATTAACGAGGCTAAGTTAATAATGGACTTAATATGGGAAAGAGGACTTACGGGAATGCTACTCGGCGTCAGTGAGACTGCCAGGTATGGTGGATTGACGGTTGGCCCCTACGTAATCAATGAGGATGTTAAGAGAAGAATGAAGGAAGCCGCCGAGAGAGTCAGAAACGGCGAGTTCGCCAAGGAGTGGGTTAATGAGTACCAGGGAGGCGCACAGAAACTAAGGAGACTTTTGGAGCAGGTGCAAAATAGCCAGGTGGAGCGCGTTGGCGATGAATTGAGGAAGCTAATGAGGGGTAAGTGA
- a CDS encoding ACT domain-containing protein, giving the protein MESDFSIEIIMSNEINQFDAVVRAMNVIRRGKVTIRHVVIDMSDSVIKVSIRARGEEDEVRWVCNKLDKLYDVVNVKYMPEEVHMNKMVVSNG; this is encoded by the coding sequence ATGGAGAGTGACTTTTCAATAGAGATTATAATGAGTAATGAGATTAATCAGTTTGATGCTGTGGTTAGGGCTATGAACGTAATTAGGAGAGGTAAGGTAACCATTAGGCATGTCGTCATTGACATGAGCGATTCCGTGATTAAGGTTTCAATTAGGGCTAGGGGTGAGGAGGATGAGGTTAGGTGGGTTTGTAATAAGCTTGATAAGCTTTACGACGTAGTAAATGTTAAATATATGCCGGAAGAAGTACACATGAATAAAATGGTGGTTAGTAATGGCTAA
- the ilvB gene encoding biosynthetic-type acetolactate synthase large subunit — MTRAVDLLVREMENIGVREVFGIIGGQIMPFFDALYNSDIKVYMFRHEQGAIHAADAYGRVMKRPMTVVVTSGPGATNLLTGLANAMMDSSPLIAITGQVPTTFFGRDAFQETDIVGSSMPVTKHTFMIRKPEDMVPVYRAAYEISIDGRPGPVLIDLPRDTQLTDIDPGDTKMNIRVFKKALLEPDPSLITYALKLLLTAERPVMLVGGGVCWSEATNEVLAIAELIGMPIVTTLPGKNCVPGNHPLVMGPSGMHGRLEADAAIINADVVLAVGTRFSDRTVGNFSEFRKGKKIIHIDIDRSEVGKNVKPEVGIVGDAKTVLSMMIKLMPKALERRHDTFIKWLRGIKESYEKYRSKVDTNGFVPWKVLKVLREVMPPNSITATGVGSHQMWSELHWDVYVPGTFITSAGLGTMGFGIPAALGAKIARPDVPVLDIDGDGSFQMTMQNLALIREYNIPIIVTIFDNSTLMLVRHWQVMLYNRRIIAVDFNVNPDFMKIAEAYGIEGVRPGDYEELRSAVTRAVRDNEALIVDVTIDREKDFVLPFVPSGKWLEEVIFPEGFKVDLRYPGDGYGE; from the coding sequence ATGACTCGGGCAGTTGATTTACTAGTTAGGGAAATGGAGAACATAGGCGTGAGGGAGGTTTTTGGGATAATTGGTGGGCAGATAATGCCATTCTTCGATGCATTGTACAACTCCGATATTAAGGTCTACATGTTTAGGCACGAGCAAGGCGCAATACATGCCGCTGATGCCTATGGCAGGGTAATGAAGAGGCCTATGACTGTTGTCGTTACATCAGGTCCAGGCGCCACTAATTTACTGACGGGGCTTGCCAATGCCATGATGGACTCATCACCATTAATTGCAATTACAGGGCAAGTACCAACAACATTCTTCGGTAGGGATGCGTTCCAAGAGACTGACATTGTCGGTTCCTCAATGCCCGTGACCAAGCACACGTTCATGATAAGGAAACCTGAGGATATGGTTCCCGTGTATAGGGCTGCCTATGAAATATCGATAGATGGTAGGCCAGGCCCCGTGCTCATAGACCTACCCAGGGACACGCAGTTAACCGACATAGACCCAGGTGATACCAAGATGAACATACGCGTATTCAAGAAGGCGCTTCTGGAACCAGACCCATCATTAATAACCTACGCACTGAAGCTTCTCCTAACCGCCGAGAGACCAGTAATGCTGGTTGGCGGTGGCGTCTGCTGGAGCGAAGCCACCAATGAGGTCTTGGCAATAGCCGAGTTAATTGGAATGCCCATAGTCACCACATTACCAGGTAAGAATTGCGTACCGGGTAATCACCCACTGGTCATGGGTCCCTCGGGAATGCATGGCAGACTTGAGGCGGATGCAGCCATAATAAATGCCGACGTGGTACTAGCCGTTGGCACTAGGTTTAGTGACAGAACTGTTGGTAACTTCAGTGAATTTAGGAAGGGCAAGAAGATAATTCACATAGATATCGATAGGAGTGAGGTTGGTAAGAACGTAAAACCGGAGGTTGGCATTGTAGGTGATGCAAAGACCGTGCTATCCATGATGATCAAGCTCATGCCCAAGGCCCTAGAGAGGAGACATGATACATTCATTAAGTGGTTAAGGGGCATTAAGGAGAGTTATGAGAAATATAGGAGTAAGGTTGATACCAATGGCTTTGTTCCATGGAAGGTACTCAAGGTCCTTAGGGAGGTGATGCCGCCGAACTCAATAACGGCCACAGGCGTCGGTAGCCACCAAATGTGGAGCGAACTTCATTGGGACGTGTATGTACCAGGCACATTCATAACCAGCGCGGGTCTTGGCACCATGGGCTTCGGAATACCAGCCGCTCTCGGCGCAAAAATCGCAAGGCCAGATGTACCTGTCCTGGACATTGATGGTGATGGGTCATTCCAAATGACCATGCAGAACCTAGCCCTTATCCGTGAATATAACATACCAATAATAGTGACGATATTTGATAACTCAACACTAATGCTTGTTAGGCACTGGCAAGTAATGCTGTATAACAGGAGGATAATTGCCGTGGACTTTAACGTCAACCCGGACTTCATGAAGATAGCCGAGGCCTATGGAATAGAGGGTGTAAGGCCGGGTGATTATGAGGAGTTGAGAAGCGCCGTAACCAGGGCTGTTAGGGATAATGAAGCATTGATTGTTGATGTAACTATTGACAGGGAGAAAGACTTTGTGCTACCCTTCGTACCATCGGGCAAGTGGCTCGAGGAGGTAATATTCCCCGAGGGCTTTAAGGTTGACCTTAGGTACCCGGGTGATGGCTATGGAGAGTGA
- a CDS encoding 2-isopropylmalate synthase: MAQGNVTRYWPENRHVRLLDTTLRDGEQTPGVALKPEDKLTIALKLEELGVDSIEAGFPIVSDGEFKAVRSIAREVNNSEVIALSRTRREDIDKAIDADVKAVHIFIATSDLHMKYKLKMDREEVVKAAVDAVSYAKSHGLTVEFSAEDATRSDPNFLARVFQEVVNAGAYRLDIADTVGIMWPSKMASLVKFIREKVKGDYLLSVHCHDDFGMAVANSVAAIEAGADQAHGTINGVGERAGNAALEEIAAAVKFLLNYNIRVRFEKIKEVSDLVSRLFRIPVPPNKAIVGTNAFSHESGIHVHGVLSNPLTYEPISPENVGMNRRIVIGKHSGKHSVVYILRSMGIEPSDEIVNMILRKIKEMGDRGLRVSEEDIRRIIMETLG, from the coding sequence ATTGCTCAGGGAAATGTAACTAGGTACTGGCCGGAAAACAGGCATGTAAGGTTATTAGACACTACCCTGAGGGATGGCGAGCAAACGCCGGGGGTTGCCCTTAAACCTGAGGATAAGCTAACCATTGCCCTAAAACTGGAGGAATTAGGAGTAGACTCAATAGAGGCTGGCTTTCCAATAGTTAGCGATGGTGAGTTTAAGGCTGTTAGGTCCATAGCCAGGGAAGTCAATAATTCCGAGGTCATTGCACTATCCAGGACCAGGAGAGAGGATATTGATAAGGCAATCGATGCTGATGTTAAGGCGGTACACATATTCATAGCAACGTCAGACCTACACATGAAGTATAAATTGAAAATGGATAGGGAGGAGGTGGTTAAGGCCGCCGTTGATGCCGTGAGCTACGCAAAGTCCCATGGATTAACCGTGGAGTTCAGCGCAGAGGATGCAACAAGGAGTGATCCTAACTTTCTGGCCAGGGTTTTCCAGGAGGTTGTTAATGCAGGCGCTTATAGACTTGATATTGCGGATACTGTTGGGATCATGTGGCCCAGTAAAATGGCTTCCCTGGTCAAGTTCATTAGAGAGAAGGTTAAGGGGGACTACTTACTAAGTGTTCATTGCCATGATGATTTTGGAATGGCGGTTGCCAACAGCGTGGCTGCCATAGAGGCAGGTGCGGATCAGGCGCACGGTACAATAAATGGCGTTGGGGAAAGAGCTGGTAACGCCGCCCTTGAGGAGATAGCGGCTGCCGTTAAATTCCTACTAAATTATAATATTAGGGTAAGGTTTGAGAAGATTAAGGAAGTCTCTGACCTAGTATCGAGGTTGTTTAGGATACCAGTACCACCAAATAAGGCGATCGTTGGCACCAACGCCTTCTCCCATGAATCGGGTATTCATGTTCATGGTGTTCTCTCGAACCCATTGACCTATGAACCAATAAGCCCAGAGAATGTGGGTATGAACAGGAGGATCGTTATTGGGAAACACAGCGGTAAACACTCAGTGGTATACATACTGAGGTCCATGGGTATTGAACCAAGTGATGAAATCGTAAACATGATACTAAGGAAGATCAAGGAAATGGGCGATAGGGGACTTAGGGTATCTGAGGAGGATATTAGGCGTATCATAATGGAGACGCTGGGCTAA
- a CDS encoding cupin domain-containing protein, whose amino-acid sequence MTLFKYEDVNWEKLGELIYRKHMHGSRLTIAQFKLLKGSVVNAHSHTHEQVSIVISGKLRFVVNNETYIAGSGDVVYIPPNAVHGVEALEDSLIVDVYSPIRDDWLRGEDKYLRS is encoded by the coding sequence ATGACCCTGTTTAAATATGAGGATGTGAATTGGGAGAAACTTGGAGAGTTGATTTATAGGAAACACATGCACGGATCAAGGTTAACAATAGCCCAATTCAAGTTGTTGAAGGGCTCTGTAGTTAATGCCCATTCCCATACTCATGAGCAGGTTTCCATAGTGATCAGCGGCAAGTTGAGATTTGTAGTGAATAATGAGACCTACATAGCTGGATCTGGCGATGTTGTGTATATACCGCCGAATGCCGTGCATGGTGTTGAGGCCCTCGAGGACTCGCTCATTGTAGATGTATATTCACCAATCAGGGATGATTGGTTGAGGGGTGAGGATAAGTACCTAAGATCATGA
- a CDS encoding isocitrate/isopropylmalate dehydrogenase family protein — protein sequence MRISVIEGDGVGPEVTKSALEVLKVAASKFGLSVDIKYVEAGDNAVRKYGEALPSRYWQVMEGSDAILKGPVGESAGEVVVKLRRGFDLYANIRPSRNYPGVKAVRDGVDLVIVRENTEDVYIRAEYMLNNDTAIALRVITRKASERIARVALSMAKTRRKKVTIVHKANVLTVSDGLFKNVAREVAARDYPDVTINDMYIDSAVMDLVRRPQDFDVIVTTNLYGDILSDLAAYITGSIGLAPSANIGDSKALFEPIHGAAFDIAGKGIANPTAMILSVAWMLRWYGERIGDAGYVRAGQVIEDAVINALSLGIHTPDLGGDYTTESFTAEVIKRLAQ from the coding sequence ATGAGGATATCAGTTATTGAGGGCGATGGTGTTGGCCCTGAGGTAACTAAGTCCGCACTGGAGGTCCTTAAGGTGGCGGCGTCCAAATTTGGCTTAAGTGTTGATATAAAGTATGTTGAGGCTGGGGACAATGCCGTTAGGAAATATGGCGAGGCATTACCGAGCAGGTATTGGCAGGTCATGGAGGGTTCTGACGCAATACTCAAGGGGCCTGTTGGTGAGAGCGCAGGTGAAGTTGTGGTTAAGCTGAGGAGGGGATTTGACCTGTACGCAAACATTAGGCCATCAAGGAATTACCCAGGAGTTAAGGCTGTAAGGGACGGTGTGGACCTGGTCATTGTGCGTGAGAATACGGAGGATGTTTACATAAGGGCTGAGTACATGCTCAATAACGACACGGCAATAGCCCTTAGGGTAATAACCAGGAAGGCCAGTGAGAGGATTGCCAGGGTGGCCCTGAGTATGGCTAAGACCAGGCGTAAAAAGGTCACCATTGTTCACAAGGCCAATGTATTAACGGTCTCTGATGGTCTTTTCAAGAACGTGGCCAGGGAGGTTGCGGCCAGGGATTACCCTGACGTAACCATTAATGATATGTACATAGACTCCGCTGTAATGGACCTGGTAAGGAGACCCCAGGACTTCGACGTAATAGTCACGACAAACCTATACGGAGACATACTGAGTGACCTGGCTGCGTACATCACAGGTAGCATAGGTCTTGCGCCGTCAGCAAACATAGGTGATAGCAAGGCTCTTTTTGAACCAATACATGGAGCCGCCTTCGACATAGCGGGCAAGGGTATAGCGAATCCAACCGCAATGATACTCAGCGTGGCATGGATGCTTAGGTGGTATGGAGAGAGGATTGGCGATGCGGGGTATGTTAGGGCTGGGCAGGTCATTGAGGATGCAGTAATTAATGCACTAAGTCTTGGGATTCATACCCCAGACCTCGGTGGTGATTATACCACGGAATCCTTTACCGCCGAGGTCATTAAGCGATTAGCCCAGTGA